From a region of the Opitutia bacterium genome:
- the tatC gene encoding twin-arginine translocase subunit TatC — MSDTPPNSPYDDEGQLTAGAEPAPSPREKPMGFLDHLEELRVTLIKCAVVFAIFVTVIAYRLDDASTLLNWPLEQIKAEFPRMKTDLVTNSPMGVFTVIIDICLIGGIVMSLPFWIYFLGRFISPALNDKELRVIVPTGLSAFALFLGGASFGYYFLTPNTIRVAFELNEMLGYTVMWTADKYYSLLMWMVLGMGAAFEFPLLVVLAVYMGLIEVATLRKYRRHAIVVIFILAAVITPTPDPFNQALFALPLIVLYEIAILVASRITSRRKIRG; from the coding sequence TTGAGCGATACGCCGCCCAATTCTCCCTACGATGACGAAGGCCAGCTGACGGCCGGCGCGGAGCCTGCGCCGAGCCCGCGCGAGAAGCCGATGGGATTTCTCGATCACTTGGAGGAGTTGCGCGTCACCTTGATCAAGTGCGCCGTCGTTTTTGCGATCTTCGTCACCGTAATCGCCTACCGGCTCGACGACGCGTCGACCCTGCTCAACTGGCCGCTGGAGCAGATCAAGGCGGAGTTCCCGCGGATGAAGACCGACCTCGTGACGAACAGCCCGATGGGCGTGTTCACGGTCATCATCGATATCTGCCTCATCGGCGGCATCGTGATGTCGCTGCCGTTCTGGATCTACTTTCTTGGTCGTTTCATTTCGCCGGCGCTGAACGACAAGGAGCTGCGCGTGATCGTGCCGACGGGACTTTCGGCGTTCGCGCTCTTTCTCGGCGGTGCGTCGTTTGGGTATTATTTTCTCACGCCGAACACCATCCGCGTGGCCTTCGAGCTGAACGAAATGCTCGGCTACACCGTGATGTGGACGGCGGACAAATACTACTCGCTGCTCATGTGGATGGTGCTGGGCATGGGCGCGGCGTTCGAGTTCCCGCTGCTCGTCGTGCTCGCCGTCTACATGGGGCTCATCGAGGTCGCGACGCTGCGCAAATACCGGCGTCACGCGATCGTGGTGATCTTCATCCTCGCGGCCGTCATCACGCCGACGCCCGATCCGTTCAATCAGGCGCTCTTCGCGCTGCCGCTGATCGTGCTCTACGAGATCGCCATCCTCGTGGCCTCACGCATCACCTCGCGGCGGAAGATTCGCGGGTAA
- a CDS encoding GNAT family N-acetyltransferase: protein MNAPATSALVATLPPRLVRLRDGRDYRLRMLGAADAARVVEMFATLSSETIRARYGYLIHDMTAERAARLVSVDPAREAPLGIFEQGPDGREGRLWAMGRLVHAPDNSSAECAFLVHDSQRRLGMASTLLKYLRILGRRRGLPRLFAQVRRENKAMLNTFIQNGARLHFSADSDVVEIDIPLRLPKILFDKAAPAPSISRMSSPEKKGFSLVALVVDLVLVAAFFTFFYYVLQSHVPSNDPTMIRFWSTMAAACMSGVFWLALQMLKTVFAFQRASRK, encoded by the coding sequence GTGAACGCTCCCGCGACTTCCGCTCTCGTTGCGACCCTGCCGCCGCGCCTCGTGCGCCTGCGCGACGGACGCGACTACCGGCTGCGCATGCTCGGCGCCGCGGATGCCGCGCGCGTCGTCGAGATGTTCGCCACCCTCTCGAGCGAGACGATCCGCGCGCGCTACGGCTATCTGATCCACGACATGACGGCGGAGCGTGCCGCGCGTCTGGTGAGCGTGGACCCGGCACGCGAGGCGCCGCTGGGAATTTTTGAGCAGGGACCCGACGGCCGCGAAGGACGCCTATGGGCGATGGGGCGGCTCGTGCACGCACCGGACAATTCCTCGGCCGAATGCGCCTTCCTCGTGCACGACAGCCAGCGACGGCTCGGCATGGCGTCGACGCTGTTGAAATATCTCCGCATCCTCGGTCGCCGGCGCGGCCTGCCGCGGCTGTTCGCCCAGGTGCGGCGCGAAAACAAGGCGATGCTGAACACGTTCATCCAGAACGGCGCCCGGCTGCATTTCTCCGCCGACAGCGACGTGGTGGAAATCGACATCCCCCTGCGGCTGCCGAAGATTCTATTCGACAAAGCCGCGCCCGCTCCTTCGATTTCCCGGATGTCCTCGCCGGAGAAAAAAGGTTTTTCGCTCGTCGCACTCGTGGTCGACCTCGTGCTCGTCGCCGCGTTTTTCACCTTCTTCTACTACGTGCTGCAATCGCACGTGCCGTCGAACGACCCGACGATGATCCGCTTCTGGTCGACGATGGCCGCCGCGTGCATGAGCGGCGTGTTCTGGCTGGCGTTGCAGATGCTCAAGACGGTGTTCGCCTTCCAACGCGCCAGTCGCAAGTAA
- a CDS encoding aminopeptidase P N-terminal domain-containing protein, which yields MSVDYSARRARIVSALGLKPDELLLVGAGHPIPKPELSEQHLPFIAHQEYYYLAGHADAPGGIVAYDPQANAWTSFVPEVTEMERVWDGTVQLPGEFLSRFGAWLAARQNRRIAMLGAPVDGVAADEALTARVRDALRHARRPKDAAEVELMKRCAVATAEGYAAVQPFLRPGVSERRMQIELEAGFFRGGAERTGYDTIIGVGKQAAVFHGSPSPDRIAREGDFILIDAGGELDRYVIDVTRTYVAGGKPSAFQRDLYAAVKNAQARACAKCVPGAEWKDIHFGAAVDMIGSLVDMGVMKGNATSLVEQEAHMLFFPHGIGHMLGLGVRDAGGLEPGRTKDPRPCLRSLRIDLPLRPGYIVTVEPGLYFIPALLNDPARREKYRDCVNWSLAEQHLDLGGVRIEDNMLVTDSAPVNLTAAIPQAF from the coding sequence ATGAGCGTCGACTACTCCGCCCGCCGTGCCCGTATCGTCTCCGCCCTCGGCCTGAAACCGGACGAGCTCCTGCTCGTCGGCGCCGGCCACCCGATCCCAAAGCCCGAACTGAGCGAGCAGCACCTGCCGTTCATCGCGCACCAGGAATACTATTACCTCGCGGGCCACGCGGACGCGCCGGGCGGCATCGTCGCCTACGACCCGCAGGCAAACGCGTGGACGTCGTTCGTGCCCGAGGTGACGGAGATGGAGCGCGTGTGGGACGGCACGGTGCAATTGCCCGGAGAATTCCTGAGCCGTTTCGGCGCGTGGCTGGCCGCGCGTCAGAACCGTCGCATCGCAATGCTCGGCGCGCCGGTCGACGGCGTTGCCGCCGATGAGGCGTTGACGGCGCGCGTGCGCGATGCGCTGCGCCACGCCCGTCGTCCCAAGGACGCGGCCGAGGTCGAGTTGATGAAGCGCTGCGCCGTCGCGACCGCCGAAGGCTACGCGGCCGTGCAGCCTTTCCTCCGCCCCGGCGTGAGCGAGCGCCGCATGCAGATCGAGTTGGAGGCGGGCTTTTTTCGCGGAGGCGCCGAGCGCACGGGCTACGATACGATCATCGGCGTCGGCAAGCAGGCGGCCGTTTTCCACGGCTCGCCGTCGCCGGACCGCATCGCGCGCGAGGGAGATTTCATCCTGATCGACGCGGGCGGCGAGTTGGACCGCTACGTGATCGACGTCACGCGCACCTACGTCGCCGGCGGCAAGCCGAGCGCGTTCCAGCGCGACCTCTACGCCGCGGTGAAGAACGCGCAAGCGCGCGCCTGCGCGAAATGCGTGCCGGGCGCGGAGTGGAAGGACATCCACTTCGGCGCAGCCGTCGACATGATCGGCAGCCTCGTGGACATGGGCGTGATGAAGGGCAATGCCACCTCCCTCGTGGAGCAGGAGGCGCACATGCTGTTTTTCCCGCACGGCATCGGCCACATGCTCGGCCTCGGCGTGCGCGACGCGGGCGGCCTCGAGCCCGGTCGCACCAAGGATCCGCGCCCGTGCCTGCGCAGCCTGCGCATCGATCTGCCGCTGCGTCCCGGCTACATCGTGACGGTCGAGCCCGGCCTGTATTTCATCCCAGCGCTGCTCAACGACCCCGCGCGGCGCGAGAAATACCGCGACTGCGTGAACTGGTCGCTGGCCGAGCAGCACCTCGATCTCGGTGGCGTGCGCATCGAGGACAACATGCTGGTGACCGACAGCGCGCCGGTGAATCTCACGGCGGCGATCCCGCAGGCGTTTTAA
- a CDS encoding MCP four helix bundle domain-containing protein, protein MLSRLKFWLMIGLLVSNLAVGLLSLYVLRSVNQGYANLLDRSVPTLNALRTLTRELSGVQRLARRIVDPDNERAWAELLPQMRDSSNLAKAHALDLSTAESLAGSPLRGTIERLSKDYDQRVDAFLALAQEKKLDEANRYNNDALRPIYDAYLNALDDAADLVQEQGRNLRDRYAEDSRFFGSLLLAFAGWPLLAGLAAVFIMAVLIVGLLVSVFAPGLMSRRPDQPANGNSNGS, encoded by the coding sequence ATGCTAAGTCGCCTCAAGTTCTGGCTGATGATCGGCCTCTTGGTCTCGAATCTCGCCGTCGGTCTCCTGAGCCTCTACGTGCTCCGCAGCGTCAACCAAGGTTATGCGAACCTGCTCGACCGCAGCGTGCCCACGCTCAACGCCCTGCGCACGCTCACACGCGAGCTGAGCGGCGTGCAGCGCCTCGCCCGGCGCATCGTCGATCCCGACAACGAGCGCGCCTGGGCCGAATTGCTGCCGCAGATGCGCGATTCGAGCAACCTCGCCAAGGCGCATGCCCTCGATCTTTCCACCGCCGAATCGCTCGCCGGCTCGCCCTTGCGCGGCACGATCGAGCGACTGAGCAAAGACTACGACCAGCGCGTCGATGCGTTTCTCGCGCTGGCGCAGGAGAAGAAACTGGACGAAGCGAACCGCTACAATAACGACGCGCTGCGCCCCATCTACGACGCTTATCTCAATGCGCTCGATGACGCCGCGGACCTCGTGCAGGAGCAAGGCCGCAACCTGCGCGACCGCTACGCCGAGGACTCGCGTTTCTTCGGCAGCCTGCTGCTCGCCTTTGCCGGCTGGCCGCTGCTCGCCGGTCTCGCCGCGGTTTTCATCATGGCGGTCCTGATCGTGGGCCTGCTGGTCTCGGTCTTCGCGCCGGGCTTGATGTCCCGCCGGCCCGACCAGCCCGCCAACGGCAACAGCAACGGCTCCTGA
- the mntR gene encoding transcriptional regulator MntR, which yields MATSASRPRTSVAAEDYLEKIEQLISRKGYARVVDIAAELKISQASVTAMVQKLDGEGFVKYEKYRGMVLTSTGLEVARRIAHRHQLLTEFLRAIGVADEQVIYDDVEGMEHHISPETFAAIEALTRHLEKNPSVMAKATAAKK from the coding sequence GTGGCCACCTCCGCTTCCCGCCCCCGCACTTCCGTCGCCGCGGAGGATTACCTCGAAAAAATCGAGCAACTAATCTCGCGCAAGGGTTACGCGCGCGTGGTCGACATCGCCGCAGAACTGAAGATCTCGCAGGCCAGCGTCACCGCCATGGTGCAGAAGCTCGATGGCGAAGGCTTCGTCAAATACGAGAAATACCGCGGCATGGTCCTGACCAGCACGGGCCTCGAAGTCGCGCGCCGCATCGCCCATCGCCACCAGCTGCTGACCGAGTTTCTCCGCGCGATCGGCGTCGCTGACGAGCAAGTGATCTACGACGACGTCGAGGGCATGGAGCATCACATCTCGCCCGAAACCTTCGCGGCAATCGAAGCGCTCACGCGTCACCTCGAGAAGAATCCGAGCGTGATGGCGAAGGCGACGGCAGCGAAGAAATAG